The Candidatus Omnitrophota bacterium DNA window CGCAATTTTGCAATGTTGACGTCGATCCCTTCGCACCGGGAGCCATAGGCGCTATGACCGGCGAATACGCCCTCTGCGTCGATCCCAACTACGCCCGCGCCGCCGTCCGTAGGGAAAAGCCAATCGATTGGGCGCGCCTAAAACCCACGTTGGATTCCATGCGGGATGAGTTGTACCGCGTAAAAGGCTTCATCCGTTACTCGGAACATTCGCTCTACGTTGACTATTCAAGCGCTGGGTGGGTGGAAGAAACCCTCGCCGAAGAACATAAAACCCGGCTGACGGAATTAGCCATAATTGTTCAAGGCCGCGCCAAGGCGAAAATAGACGCCATAACGGCGCAAATCGACGGCGGGGAATACGATGCGCTTTGATTTATCACTATTTTCGTCAGTTTGGCGTATCTATTCCCTAAGTAATTGATTTTAAATACTTTAATATTTAAATCTCTCGCCATAACATGTAACAAATATTTACTTGGATATAATAAATTCTATCTTCGGCTAACACT harbors:
- a CDS encoding GTP-binding protein; translation: ISVADPQNLLKLIHTLPNIVKQIQVSDQVLLNKTDCYPPDVVQKAEEEIRKIQPLAQIARTQFCNVDVDPFAPGAIGAMTGEYALCVDPNYARAAVRREKPIDWARLKPTLDSMRDELYRVKGFIRYSEHSLYVDYSSAGWVEETLAEEHKTRLTELAIIVQGRAKAKIDAITAQIDGGEYDAL